The genomic window tgtaaattattAAGATAtttacttagtttagagttgatcttctgtgtatgaagttaactgaaaatgaatcttaatggagaatgggactgagaatgggagagggagtaggaggggtgggagtgtaggtgggaagaattgctatattcctaaaattgtacttattaagtttgtatccattaaataaaaggtttctttgggaaaaataaataaataatagtatctgaagcagaaagaaaaagaaatgcttaaaaagattttcaggggccagcattgtagcaaagcaggttaagctgccacccatgatgctggcatcccatataagtagccattcaagtcccagctgctcctctcctgatctacctccctgctaattaccctgggaaaagcagcagaagatgggccaagtgtttgggacctagccacccatgtgggagacctggataaagctcctggttcctggctccggtctggcccagccctagatgttgaggccatctagggagtgaactagtggatggaagctcactctctctgtctctccctctctatgtaacctggactttcaaataaataaatcttaaattttttttcaattgccCAACACCATGTTGTGAAGTATTTATGCTAGaattgtttaattaattaattaattaagaggcagagagggagacagagaggtcccatttgctgattcatccctcaaatgcccacaacaaccagggttggggtGGAgccgaagctgggaaccaggaactcaattaggtctcccatgtgggtggcagggacccaattccttgagccatcagtgttgcctcccagggtctgcatttgcaggaaattGGAGTCAAGATCCAGAGgcagggccggcaccacagctcaataggcaaatcctccacatgcggcaccagcaccccgggttctgggttctagtcccggttggggcgccggattctgtcccggttgcccctcttccaggccagctctctgctgtggccagggagtgcagtggaggatggccccagtgcttgggccctgtacccacatgggagaccaggaggaagcacctggctccttgcttctgatcgGCGctgtgcaccggctgtggcagccatttggggggtgaaccaatggagggaagacctttctctctgtctctctctcactgtctaactctgcctgtccaaaaaaaaaaaaaaattcagaggcaGATATTGAAACCAAgcactgtggggctggtgctgtgacacagccagttaaagccccagcctaaagtgctggcatcccatatgggtgccagttcaagccccagctgcttctcttgaaatccagctctctgctatggcctgggaaagcagtaggagatggaccaagtccttgggtccctgcacctacgtggaagacccagaataagctcctgacttctgacttcagataggttcagctccggccattgcacccatttgaggagtgaaccagcagatgaaagacctctccctccccctctccctctccccctctctgtaactctttcaaataaataaaaatggaaggaaggaaggaaggaaggaaggaaggaaggaaggaaggaaggactgtGATATGCAACATAGGTGTCCTTACctacattttaactgctaggttacATGCCCATTTTCTgagctggaattttttttaaagatttatttatttatttgaaagtcagagttacacagagagaggagaggcagagagagagagagagggagagagagaggtcttccatctgatagttcgctccccagttggccgcaatggctggaatttTAACTCAGGTCTCTCTGATGCCCCAGATGGAAACTTTCATCACTGGGTTTCACTATTTTGCATAAATTCCACATGGTATTGAAAATGGTTTCTTGGGGTccggcattgtgatatagcagataaagccaccgcttgcaatgctggcatcctctaagggtgctggttcaagtcctggctgctccacttccaatccacttccctgctaatgtggcccctgccactcatgtgagagacccagaagatgctcctggctcctggctttgggccagcccacctccagccattgcagccacttgggaagtgaaccagtggatggaagagctgtctctccctgttactctgcttttcaaataaataaataagtctttagaaaaaaaaatcctaaagccTATGAATGGGTGAATCCTTCTGTGAATTTAGGGGCTTTCACATTATTCTCAGAGTCTATTCTCTTGTCTGAGAATTTGTGTTTAATTGAATCCCTTTCTAAATATGGGGTCTACCTGATACATTtttcattaagtatttttttttaaagctgaaaaaGTTGGCCAAGGTCACCCAACAAATGAGTGTAAGCTGCTGCCATCTTGTGGCAGTTTCTGCAGCGCCAGGCTGTAACCCAACTGAAAACACAGCAGACAGAATTCTAGCCAGCCGTACCTGCCACTCTGCCATTTGCTAAGGCCTCCCTACCCACAGcatcattttgtttttccacaaataacttcaaaaaaacatttactttcactttacttgaatggcaggaaaagagagagagagtgcacgcttccatccaccggttcattctccaaatgcccgcagcagacagggctgagccaggctgaagccaagaccccTGACCTCAAAGTGGGTCTTcttcatgggtgacagggactcagttaatttgagccatcatctgcggcctcccagggtgtccattagcaaaagcagagccaggactcaatccaggctctgtgatatgggacacagatgtcctgagcagcatcttaactagtgAGCCAAATACCTTCCGTTCTCCAAATATATTAAGAAAGAATTAATGACAGCAGAGAAAACTGTTAAGAACTGAAGACAATCTCTCTGGGCTTGGACTTAGGTGGCGGCGCTATGGCGAAACGCACCAAGAAGGTCGGGATCGTGGGTAAATACGGGACCCGCTATGGCGCCTCCCTCCGGAAGATGGTGAAGAAGATTGAGATCAGCCAGCATGCCAAGTACACTTGCTCCTTCTGCGGCAAAACCAAGATGAAGAGACGAGCCGTGGggatctggcactgtggctccTGCATGAAAACAGTGGCTGGTGGTGCCTGGACATACAACACTACTTCTGCCGTCACAGTGAAGTCTGCGATCAGAAGACTGAAAGAATTGAAAGACCAGTAGAGATGCCATATGAGACATCAGCAGCCTATAATAAATGggttaatttatatatatataaaaaaaagaactgaagacAAAATAACAAAGCTGTCATCTTCTTCTATTTGCTAGTAGTGTACAATCTTTGTCTAGCTACTTAGCTTATCTGGTTTCAaatgttctcatctgtaaaatgaaaatgatctCCCCACACAGgtgaccaagatggagttctagattcctggcttcagcccaggctccctctctttaactctccctttcaaataaataaaataatcttactAAAAAACATGTATATTGGCCAACGAACCCCCCATTTCAGCATGTGCACAGTCATGGGTACTGCAATACAAAATACCTCCCCTTGGGTTTTGTGAACAATTTTTCCAGCACAATAGCACACACAACCAGCCCTACTTCCTATCCCTTTTGTTAAGTTTTAATTTGTAGAACCTCTTACATAAACTCATTATATAGTTAGCATTTTCTGACTCCCTACCCCTCCATAAGCACTCAGAAGACAGAGACCTTATCTGTTCCTGATGCTTttcacagcacccagcacagagcaggactcaccatttgttgaaaagtgaGCAAAACTAGATGGCTGAGAAAGGATCTATAAGTTAGCACTGTGGAGGACAAGCCTGGAATCTGGCTTCTTTCTAATTACACTGTTCTAAGGGAACAGATTAGCCTAGAAATTTTACTAAAGTAGGGATGCCTCGGGGCAGTGATTCTCAACCTATAAACTAATGGCATTTTAGGTCAGATAGGCTGTCCTCCCATGTATTGTAGCAGCATTACTGGCCAAGGCCCACAAGATTCCAGCAGCACATCTTCCCCCACCTCAGCCCCACAGCTCTGATGATCAACAGTTTCTCTACAGATAATGCTAAATGTCCCCTGGCAGGTGGAaggtccctgtgtgtgtctgttaaaAAATATAGCTTAAAATGCCCTGCAAAATGTATAGGCTCATGTGTGGTATACTGATTTATGGATGGAGATTTAGGATAATAGAGAACAGCCCCTTAGGTACAGCCATTTGCTTACCGTCCACAGTAAGAGCACAGAAGATTCTTTGGAATGCTCAAGTAGCATCCATTCTTGTTCAGATCCAGGAACTGCGTTTTCatattgtcttttattttaaaatttgtatttatttatttaatgtgaaaggcagagagagagatttccagtTTGCTAGTTtcctccacaaatggccacaatagccaggaaccCAGACCCATATATTTGAggtatcacttgctgcctcccagggtacacattttCAAAGTTACCATTCCTACTCCTGAAAAAGGATAGCATTGCTGTTATTACTCCCAATGCCATAACTCTGAAACTTGTTTATTGTTGTTTGAAACAACACATATCTTGTTTCTGTTGATTTTCTTAAACTATTTACTCATGCCATAGCTCCCTAAATCATACCACCATGGCTTCCAATGACTCTATCATAAAGACTTACTATGCTTCATTAGTAATAACCATGAATGCAGATCTTACCCAAAAGTCTGCATGGAAAGGCAAATGACAACGCGTTTTCTGGTAATATTAAGTTACTTAAACTCTGTTTCTcttgagttctttttctttttttcccatctcTTGAGTTCTTCAGGCTGTAATCATTGCATTCCTCAAGTGTGATCTTTCTCAATGTGGATGGTACCTCTGCCTTCCATCAAGCAGTGGAGTGGATGAGGGATTTGTTCTGCACAAAGACTGTCTTACTGTCTGGCATTCCTTAAACCTAGCTGGAAGAGCACAGTATCCTCACACTGCCTGGAGCAAGAGATGACTCAATATGAAGGGCCTATCCCAAGAAGATAAAGGCCTGACAGTACTCTGAGGATCACCTGACATGTGGTGTAACCTTGCAGAAGGGGCGATGTGATTGTCTTGGATGCCAGCCATAGGAAATATATAGGGTAAAAGGCACCCGTTACCACTCCTGTCACCCTTGGGTGCTATTGATAGAGTTGTTCCTGTGGTCAGAGAATAGATGCACAATTACCAATACTCAGGCCCACACATGCAACTCAACTCCAATGGTCAGTGGTAGAAAAACAGCAGAGACTCCAAGATACATAAAAAAGAAGACTTACAAAGAGCTAAGGAACAGCAACTCAGTGTCACACTATGAGCGAGAGTCTCACAAAATCTGATGACTTAATCTTACATGACCCTGTTAAAGAGACATTGTGCTGGCCAGTAGGGATGATTTTTCTCACAGGCTTCCTTCTAGATCTGAAGCCTGGCACCGAGCTCTGAAACAACTCCATAGGTACAAGGGCTGGAGCTCCTCAGACGTCTGGGTTGACGCCAGGCACTGGCAATGTTAGAGAGAACCTGAAAGGACAAACTCAGGTTGGAGCATCCCAGCTGGAGAAAATCACTAG from Oryctolagus cuniculus chromosome 1, mOryCun1.1, whole genome shotgun sequence includes these protein-coding regions:
- the LOC100351807 gene encoding large ribosomal subunit protein eL43 — protein: MAKRTKKVGIVGKYGTRYGASLRKMVKKIEISQHAKYTCSFCGKTKMKRRAVGIWHCGSCMKTVAGGAWTYNTTSAVTVKSAIRRLKELKDQ